Proteins found in one Poecilia reticulata strain Guanapo linkage group LG6, Guppy_female_1.0+MT, whole genome shotgun sequence genomic segment:
- the tbc1d2b gene encoding TBC1 domain family member 2B, whose product MHEGEDGSGESSCTTSRLLSFKSLDVAEVEGAKEQASKLCGYLNKLSGKGPLRGYKLRWFVYDPRKCYLYYFKTPQDALPLGHIDIGDACFMYDVEGEEGQFEIRTAGKEFLLKAPSRQVMHYWLQELQQKRWEYSNTRGTGKRDSWSSPTQAYPPTGLVGKDSDAFFVEKLSDSMEKVRSDFAMDTEMDAGGMVGIQSARGPFSLKNFGTELRHSMSNLRPGRVENRRSVFYTGNHNSSSEEWEMVDAPPKDFTEQKPHLDTQRHSFGSAFTFDFVRNRQRPQRLLLRDVRGQGKFGRGVERRGSGSPTGECNGSKSLEMQLRLQNQQDEMNQMQQEQIKLREELASQKELVRLLQQTLRTSQFERPSVWRAAPDPSVAPDQAANPAVIQEDVAQLEAVLQERDVQIQSLCGHMERLSLEKDSLQQELKGLKIKVGEINDQLGMLMETIQAKDQVIVKLSQENSEQSGNVSDAGSPPPQQELSILKDSLQGYKSQNKFLNKEILELTVLRRNAEIRGKALEAKCTALEAKLCQVESKYLVLLQEVRKPVCSSEQDPAREVISRLLEDALQAESPDQNEHQIFKPNSVSEYDVYGFKTVPEEEEEEEKLVAKLRALELKSLSMTDQEVSVGVKWENFLASTMNRDLVHSPELKALIRCGVPHEHRSIVWRWCVTFHVKKFRDHLAPDYYETLLNVARDRPNPASKQIELDLLRTLPNNKHYASPSASGIHKLRNVLVAFSWRNPDIGYCQGLNRLAAIALLYLDQEDAFWSLVAIVEVFMPRDYYTKTLLGSQVDQRVFKDLMSEKLPRLHAHFEQHKVDFSLITFNWFLVVFVDSVVSDILFKIWDAFLFEGPKIIFRFALALFKYQEEEFLKLQDTTAIFKYLRYFTRTILDSRKLMNIAFVDMNPFPMRQIQNRRSFHLEKVRLELTELEAIRQTFLKERETSLDRRSFVSDDEEDN is encoded by the exons ATGCACGAAGGGGAGGATGGCAGTGGGGAGAGCTCCTGCACAACTTCACGGCTGCTGTCCTTTAAGTCTCTCGATGTGGCCGAGGTGGAGGGAGCGAAGGAGCAGGCCTCCAAGCTGTGCGGCTACTTGAACAAACTCTCCGGCAAGGGGCCTCTCAGGGGCTACAAACTGAGGTGGTTCGTGTACGACCCGAGGAAATGTTACTTGTATTATTTCAAGACTCCCCAAGATGCCCTGCCTCTCGGACACATTGATATAGGCGATGCCTGCTTCATGTACGACGTGGAGGGGGAAGAGGGACAGTTCGAGATCCGTACAGCTGGGAAAGAATTTCTCTTGAAG GCCCCCAGCAGACAGGTGATGCATTACTGGCTCCAGGAGTTGCAGCAGAAGCGTTGGGAGTACAGCAACACCAGAGGCACGGGGAAGAGAGACAGCTGGAGTTCTCCCACGCAGGCCTACCCTCCCACCGGCCTCGTGGGCAAGGACAGCG ATGCTTTCTTCGTTGAGAAGCTAAGTGACAGCATGGAGAAAGTCCGCAGCGACTTTGCTATGGACACAGAAATGGATGCAGGAGGGATGGTGGGAATCCAGTCAGCCAGAGGGCCCTTCTCCCTCAAAAACTTTGGTACAGAGCTCAG gcaCTCCATGTCCAATCTGCGGCCAGGCCGAGTGGAGAACAGACGCAGCGTGTTTTACACCGGCAAccacaacagcagctcagaggagTGGGAGATGGTGGACGCTCCCCCTAAGGACTTCACCGAACAGAAACCTCATCTGGACACACAGAGAC ATTCTTTTGGCTCGGCGTTCACCTTCGATTTCGTGCGAAACCGCCAACGACCTCAGAGGCTCTTGCTCCGAGACGTGCGGGGACAGGGGAAGTTCGGACGCGGCGTGGAGAGACGCGGTTCTGGGAGTCCGACAGGGGAATGCAATGGCAGCAAATCTTTGGAAATGCAGCTCCgcctccagaaccagcaggatgAGATGAATCAGATGCAGCAGGAGCAAATCAAACTCCGGGAGGAGCTGGCCAGCCAGAAG GAGCTGGTGAGGCTCCTGCAACAGACTCTGAGAACCTCCCAGTTTGAGAGGCCCAGCGTGTGGCGAGCAGCTCCGGATCCGTCCGTGGCCCCGGACCAGGCTGCCAATCCAGCCGTGATCCAGGAGGACGTCGCCCAGCTGGAGGCGGTCCTCCAGGAGCGAGACGTACAGATCCAGTCGCTATGTGGACACATGGAGCGTCTCTCTCTGGAGAAGGACAgcctgcagcaggagctgaagGGCCTGAAAATCAAGGTGGGGGAAATTAATGACCAGCTGGGGATGCTGATGGAGACCATCCAAGCCAAAGATCAGGTCATCGTGAAGCTGTCGCAGGAAAACTCTGAGCAGAGCGGGAATGTGAGCGACGCTGGTTCTCCACCACCTCAGCAGGAGCTGAGCATCCTGAAG GACAGTCTTCAAGGCTACAAATCCCAAAACAAGTTTCTGAACAAAGAGATCCTGGAGTTGACTGTCCTGCGCAGGAACGCAGAGATTCGGGGAAAGGCTTTAgaagcaaag TGCACAGCTTTGGaggccaaactctgtcaagtggAGAGTAAATATTTGGTGCTGCTTCAGGAGGTGAGAAAGCCGGTCTGTTCGTCGGAGCAGGACCCGGCCCGGGAAGTCATTTCCAGATTACTGGAGGACGCCCTGCAGGCGGAGAGCCCGGACCAGAACGAACACCAAATCTTCAAACCAAATTCAGTCAG TGAATATGATGTGTACGGCTTCAAAACGGtcccagaggaagaggaggaagaggagaagctggttgcaaagtTGAGGGCCTTGGAGCTGAAGTCCCTGTCCATGACCGACCAGGAGGTTTCAGTCGGGGTGAAGTGGGAGAACTTTCTGGCCAGCACCATGAACAGAGACCTGGTGCATTCCCCCGAGCTCAAGGCCCTGATCCGCTGCGGCGTGCCGCACGAGCACCGCTCCATCGTGTGGCGCTGGTGCGTCACCTTCCACGTCAAGAAGTTCCGCGACCACTTGGCCCCGGATTATTACGAGACGCTGCTGAACGTGGCGCGGGATCGGCCCAACCCGGCGTCCAAGCAGATCGAGCTGGACTTGCTCCGGACGTTGCCCAACAACAAGCACTACGCCTCGCCGAGCGCAAGCGGGATCCACAAGCTGCGGAACGTCCTGGTGGCCTTCTCCTGGAGGAATCCAGACATCGGCTACTGTCAGGGTCTCAACAG GCTAGCAGCAATCGCCTTGCTTTATCTAGACCAGGAAGATGCCTTTTGGAGTCTTGTAGCCATCGTAGAGGTCTTCATGCCAAGAGATTATTACACAAAGACTCTGCTGGGCTCTCAG GTCGACCAGCGTGTGTTCAAGGACCTGATGAGTGAGAAGTTGCCGCGCCTTCACGCCCACTTTGAGCAGCACAAGGTGGATTTCTCCCTGATCACCTTCAACTGGTTCCTGGTGGTGTTTGTGGACAGCGTGGTGAGCGACATCCTGTTCAAGATCTGGGATGCTTTCCTGTTCGAGGGGCCAAAG atCATATTTCGATTTGCTCTCGCCCTCTTCAAGTACCAAGAAGAAGAGTTTTTGAAGCTGCAGGACACGACGGCCATCTTTAAATACCTTCGATACTTCACGCGCACAATCCTGGACTCAAG GAAGCTGATGAACATTGCTTTCGTGGACATGAACCCGTTCCCTATGAGGCAAATCCAGAACCGCCGCTCCTTCCACCTGGAGAAGGTTCGCCTGGAGCTGACGGAGCTGGAGGCCATCAGACAGACATTCCTGAAGGAGAGGGAGACGAGTCTGGATCGACGGAGCTTCGTCAGCGACGATGAGGAGGATAACTGA